One Physeter macrocephalus isolate SW-GA chromosome 7, ASM283717v5, whole genome shotgun sequence genomic window, tagtattaaacaacaacaaccaaaaagaaaatccagagagGACTTTCTCTTGAGTTCCCTTATCCCCGTGCCAAGTTTTTACTGGCAATTGATACCACTTCAAAAGCTCAAAGTGTATCTAATGCATTAGAACACATGGACAAAGGCTGCCTGCAAATCTAGCTTACCTCTGCCAGTCCCATCAACACCTGGAACACAGCTCTTCCCTAGAGCTCTCTGAAGAGGGTGGCTCTTTGCTGGGAATAGACAGGGACTGAACCAGAGGAGAAGAGTACAGAGCAGAGCCATGAATATTATCTTGGATCTCCTCCTGCTTCTGATCATCATCATCTACTCCTACTTAGAATCCTTGGTGAAGGTTTTCATTCCCCAGAGGAGAAAATCTGTGGCTGGGGAGATTGTTCTCATTACAGGAGCTGGGCATGGAATAGGAAGGCAAACTGCCTATGAATTTGCAAAACGGAAGAGCAGACTGGTTCTGTGGGATATTAATAAGGTACTGGATACATTTACCCACCTTTTAAAGTTGCAAGTGAGACAGGTGTTTAAAAACTTATTTGATGTAACGTTtgcttatatttgtatttttctttctcaaagtttGGTAACTAAATTCCCTGGAGCCTTACTCTACATATGCATCAGgatggggtttttgttgttgtttttgttgtttaaagtACTAGTGCCATATTACCCATCACATCTAGTTGCAGAGAGAGAGTTGGAAGAGGATTATGGTCATGGCAcccaatagcttttttttttaagatttattttttatttatatatttatttttggctgtgccgggtcttagttgtggcgcgggatcttcattgaagcatgtgggacctttcattgctgcgtgagggcttctctctacttgtggcatgcaggttttctctctctagttgtggtgcacaggctccagcgCTCATGGGCTCTATAGTTGTAGCGTGCTGGTTCCAGGGcacgtggactctgtagtttgcacGCAGGTTCTCTAGTaaaggcgcacgagctcagtagttgtagcgcaagAGCTCagttgcccctcggcatgtgggatcctagttccctgaccagggatcgaacctgcgtcccctgcattggaaggcagattctttaccactggaccaccagggaagtccccatcaggATGGTTTGATGAAGGGAACATAACTGAGACCTTAGCAGTGATTTTTATGCCATGATATGCAGGTTTGATAACATAGACTCAGGAGCCAGGGTACTTCCAAACTGTTTAAATTGAGCAGACAatttctctcagcctcagtttccttatctgaaatgggaataatattggattggccaaaaagttcgttcgggattTTCTGTATGATGTTCTGTAACAGAAagaacatcttacagaaaaactcgaacgaactttttggccaacccaatacctcaCAGGATAGGCAAGAACAGGGGTTAGCAAACTACAGCCAATGGACCAAACCTGGCCCCAGAGCAGACTGTTGAGCtaggaatgtattttttaaaggtctggcaaggcaaaaaccaaataaaaaacaaagaagaatatgtgACAGAATTTCTTCGTGCCTTCTCTCACATGCacacaatcctaaaatttttacAATCTGCTAGGTGCTTTACTGCCTATTACATAGTTGGTGCTCAACAaacatatgttaaatatattgTTGAGTATTCTTCTCCATACTCAAACATCTCCTTTCATGACACCACAAAGAGCAACATCTTTCAagcatgtcctttttttttttttttgtggtacgcgggcctctcactgttgtggagcacaggctccggacgcgcaggcccagcggccatggctcacgggcccagccgctccacggcatgtgggatcttcccggaccagggcacgaacccgtgtcccctgcatcggcaggcggattctcaaccactgcgccaccagggaagcccaagcgtGTTCTTTAAGCTATGGGAGTGTAGCAAAACAAGTGAAAACACATGAGACTAACATGAGCCTTCCCTGGCAGAAAAGCCAGGTATAATCTCTGTGAGTTAGGCAAGCGGTGCCTTTCAGGAAATTTGCTTACAAACAAGTGGGACGTTTTGGACGtgaattttaatcttaaaaaaaatttcttctccaATGCTTTCTCCCTCACTCTTGTCCCCTCACTGACCTACAtcttttggaatttgttttttccAAGTACAGCATGGCGTTGAGGAAACTGCAGCTGAATGCAGAAAACTAGGGGCCATTACACATGTGTTTGTGGTAGACTGCAGTAACAGAGAAGAGATTTATGACTCTGTAAACCAGGTGAGACTTCAGAATACAAATTTCTTCCCATAATTTTGTGTCCCCTTACATGGAATATGAAAAGGTTCTTTATGACTACCTAATTTAaattagatttgttttttttttttagcctctgCTGAGGTAGTTGTGTGAACAAGGAAGGACATAGACCTTTTCCTTCCATATAATCCACTCAACTCTGcctattattattgtttcataTTATTAATCGATTTCATTCTGGTCAGAAGTTTGAGCAGCTGCACAGAGTGACAGAGAAAAGTTTTATCACCAGGGAAAAGGATAACTTTCTACTTTCATTTTAGTCCTATTACTTTTACagtaattcctttattttttcctttaaatatttcctctttgagattttatttatgtTGGTGCCAATCTaattttctatagaaaatataatgttaataattattataacaatTTTTAAGGGTAAATATCAAATACAATGGACCAAGCACTCTGAAAATGGTTGTACCCTTTGATTTAATCCCTCTTAACCTCATTTGACAGGTGAGCAAACAGATTCAGAGGGTTTAAGCCAGACCAAGGTCATGTagctagtaggtggcagagccaggattacTCAattagtactttaaaaatatttggtaagAACTGATATGTCAGACCAAGGTCATGTAGCTAGTAGGTAGTGAAAACAGGATTACTCAATtagcacttttaaaatatttggttagaACAGATATATCAATCAacacaaatattaatttcattttactgGTAAGTTTCAAAAAATATCTATGATGTACTGGGTACTGAAatttagatgttaaaaaaacagtttACCCAGCTTTATGACAGTGTCTCCTTGGCAACCACTCTTTGGACTAAAGCTCTTTCCTACCTGAACTCTGAGAGATCTcatcaaacagaataaagaatctAATCCCTGGATGATATCAGCCCCAAAACTTTGAGTTTCCATAGTACACCCAATGAATGTGTTCTTTCTATTTCAACAGGTAAAGAAAGAGGTGGGTGATGTAACTATCGTGGTGAATAATGCTGGGGCAGTATATCCAGCTGACCTTCTTAGTACAAAGGATGAAGAAATTACCAAAACTTTTGAGGTCAACATCCTAGGACATTTTTGGGTGAGCGTGAGTCAGAAATATTCCTAGTTTGTGTATGTCTGACAATTCCTCTTAAGGTACATGAAGTTCATAATTGAGTTCACATCTTCTGGATGGGAAACTCCATATCTTtgccttaaaacaacaatcatCCAATATTCGTGTCTCTGACAGAAGGGCACAGATTTCAAGGGGACATGACTCACCAGAATGTAGGCTAGTTAGTCTGCCTTATCCACCAGTACCTAACACAAAGCCTGGCATGTACTGGGCGCTCAAAAAATATTCATGGAGCTTTCCTAAGGATTGTCAGTGCTTTAGAGAAAATACATACAGTATACATTCACTTGTGACCTCATGTCATGGAATTTTAGAACAGAAAGGACAAAGAACTCACTACTTGGGTTATATAGGGGTTGGGGGTTCTTCTGGCTGGAACTCTGAGCAAAGCTCTAGGTCAGGCTGGAGCTTAGAGATAAGGCTCTACATACCTCTTATAATTGTTTGGTTTTGTGAGAGACTGAAATATGTCTTTGTAGAGAGCATTTATATGAATTAATCTTCCAGTGCCTCAATATTAGTGTGGAACATAGGACAGATCTGGAttctggaagagagaagaaaaaaagagatgtgttCCCCCATTTTCCCAAGCCCCTCACACATGCTAATGAGAATTAATTATTATGCCCACCAAACTACTTAGAGACCCCATGTATTCATTGTCTACAGCTGCATAACAATTATATCAAAACTTAGTGGATTAAAGCCAGAATAACTGTTCATATTCCTCTCATGGTTTCTATGGGTCAGAAATTTGGGGGTGGCTTGGTTTGGCAGTTCTGGCTCTATGAATTTGCACAGGGTCCATAGGGTGGGTTTATAAAATTCTCATAAAATAGTATTGATATTTCTCACCAAACAGTAAAGCTTTTTGGAGGTAAAGAAAGACTTTTTGTTTCCTGTAACATCAACATATAATGCACAGTATTACAAATAGGGAGATACTAAATCTAATCATGATGCATAATGACTGTGGGTCAGTACAGGACTCAGCTTTTTCTGCTCAACTTGATATAGGTACGCAAGATTTTAACTCTTCTCATTAGAAAGAtaaacccccaaacaaacaaacaaaaaaatcacatgataccAGATTACCATACGGAATTTTCTC contains:
- the HSD17B13 gene encoding 17-beta-hydroxysteroid dehydrogenase 13 yields the protein MNIILDLLLLLIIIIYSYLESLVKVFIPQRRKSVAGEIVLITGAGHGIGRQTAYEFAKRKSRLVLWDINKHGVEETAAECRKLGAITHVFVVDCSNREEIYDSVNQVKKEVGDVTIVVNNAGAVYPADLLSTKDEEITKTFEVNILGHFWITKALLPAMMQRNHGHIVTVASICGHGVIPYIIPYCSSKFAAVGFHRALTSEFEALGKTGIKTSCLCPVFVNTGFTKNPSTRLCPVLETDEVARSLIDGILTNKKMIFVPSYLNIFLTLERFLPERALAAINHVQDIQFEAVVGHKTKMK